From the genome of Phytohabitans rumicis, one region includes:
- a CDS encoding ABC transporter ATP-binding protein, producing MTETTTGDALPVANGRETAREVWRLSRGHRLRLAAVGVVGIASTAVDLIVPVAIGFLVDRVQAGTADLGTVLTLTVTMMVSAVLGAAGTAVTIVLATRVFHNILAALRERLVERGLTLPQHVVERAGTGDLISRSSDDVTAVADAAPAVIPALTVAAFTIVVSLGGLAALEWPYAAAFAVVLPVYVVALRWYLRTGPAVYRAERAAMSARAQQIVESQRGYATVLGFGLAAQRHHAVMTGSWGVAVQALRARTVQSMFNARLNLGECLTLAAVLVVGFFLIDRGASTVGGATTAMLLVLRLLGPVNQLMFVIDDLQSVLASLSRMIGVATTPADTDAADGADGQGPAFETGAAVWIRDVAFRYGDGPLVLDEITLDIAAGQHVAVVGASGAGKTTLAAVIAGIHPPSTGTVARPDRTVVITQEVHVFAGTLRDNLTLAAPLATDRDLHTALDATGATTILDLATDGLDTLVGTGGHPLTDAQAQQLALARLLLATPELAILDEATAEAGSTHAGLLDRAADAALAGRTGLVIAHRLSQAAACDRVVVMEHGRIIEAGTHEELVAAQGTYARLWEAWDSSRGAQ from the coding sequence ATGACAGAGACGACCACAGGCGATGCGCTTCCCGTCGCAAACGGGCGGGAGACGGCCCGAGAGGTGTGGCGGCTCAGCCGTGGGCATCGGCTCCGGCTCGCCGCCGTCGGCGTGGTGGGAATCGCCAGCACCGCCGTCGACCTGATCGTTCCCGTGGCGATCGGATTCCTCGTCGACCGAGTGCAGGCAGGCACCGCCGATCTCGGCACCGTGCTGACGCTCACCGTGACCATGATGGTCTCGGCGGTCCTCGGGGCCGCCGGCACCGCGGTGACGATCGTCCTGGCGACGCGCGTCTTTCACAATATTCTGGCCGCGCTGCGTGAACGGCTCGTGGAGCGTGGTCTGACGCTGCCGCAGCACGTCGTCGAGCGCGCCGGCACGGGGGACCTGATCTCCCGGTCCAGCGACGACGTGACCGCCGTGGCGGATGCCGCCCCCGCGGTGATCCCGGCCCTCACGGTCGCCGCGTTCACTATCGTCGTGTCGCTGGGCGGGCTCGCGGCACTGGAATGGCCCTACGCCGCCGCGTTCGCCGTCGTGCTGCCCGTCTACGTGGTCGCCCTGCGCTGGTATCTGCGCACCGGGCCAGCGGTGTATCGCGCCGAGCGCGCGGCGATGAGCGCCCGCGCGCAGCAGATCGTCGAGTCCCAGCGCGGCTACGCCACCGTGCTCGGCTTCGGACTCGCTGCGCAGCGACACCACGCCGTGATGACGGGCTCCTGGGGCGTCGCGGTGCAGGCGCTGCGGGCCCGCACGGTGCAGAGCATGTTCAACGCTCGCCTGAACCTCGGCGAATGCCTGACCCTGGCCGCCGTGCTGGTCGTCGGCTTCTTCCTCATCGACCGCGGGGCCTCCACCGTAGGTGGAGCTACCACCGCCATGCTGCTCGTCCTGCGCCTGCTCGGGCCGGTCAACCAGCTGATGTTCGTCATCGACGACCTCCAGTCCGTCCTCGCCTCACTGAGCCGCATGATCGGCGTCGCCACCACGCCGGCCGACACGGACGCGGCGGACGGAGCGGATGGGCAGGGACCGGCATTCGAGACGGGCGCCGCCGTATGGATCCGCGACGTCGCGTTCCGGTACGGCGACGGCCCCCTCGTGCTCGACGAGATCACCCTCGACATTGCCGCCGGTCAGCACGTCGCCGTGGTCGGCGCCTCCGGGGCCGGCAAGACCACGCTTGCCGCCGTGATCGCCGGCATCCACCCGCCCTCGACGGGAACGGTGGCCCGCCCCGACCGCACCGTGGTCATCACCCAGGAAGTCCATGTGTTCGCCGGGACGCTGCGCGACAACCTCACCCTCGCTGCACCCTTGGCCACCGACCGTGACCTCCACACAGCACTCGACGCCACCGGCGCGACCACGATCCTCGACCTGGCCACCGACGGGCTGGACACCCTCGTCGGCACCGGCGGGCATCCACTCACCGATGCCCAGGCACAACAGCTCGCCCTCGCCCGCCTGCTGCTCGCCACTCCGGAGCTGGCGATCCTCGACGAAGCGACCGCCGAAGCCGGCTCCACCCACGCCGGCCTCCTCGACCGCGCAGCCGATGCCGCGCTGGCAGGTCGTACCGGGCTCGTGATCGCCCACCGACTCTCCCAAGCCGCCGCCTGCGACCGGGTCGTGGTGATGGAGCACGGACGGATCATCGAGGCGGGTACCCACGAGGAACTCGTAGCGGCGCAGGGCACCTACGCACGCCTGTGGGAGGCATGGGACTCCAGCCGGGGCGCCCAATGA
- a CDS encoding IS3 family transposase (programmed frameshift) codes for MPAPHPAEFRRRAVELARRREKPVAELAKSLGISESCLRNWMSQADVEEGHREGLTGAEREELRVLRRQVRVLEMEKEILGKSRGLLRPTERSATPMIYRFIEVEKATYPITLLCRTLGVSRSGFHEWRTNGPSGRDLDDAYLTNAIIDIHADSRGSYGSPRVHAELRLGHKIHCGRKRVERLMRDAGLQGIHRRRLHGCTVRDPEAAPADDLVARKFTAEQPNQLWVADITQQMTWQGWLYLAVVLDVYSRRVVGWAIGDHMRAELVCDALDMATWTRRPTDGTVIHHSDHGAQYTSYIFGKRLRDAGILASMGSIGDCYDNAMAEAFFASLQTELLDRHTWRTRDDLANAIFEWINAWYNPTRRHSALGYLSPVQYEQTHHTPAQRAA; via the exons ATGCCCGCACCACATCCTGCGGAGTTCCGCCGTCGTGCGGTGGAACTGGCGCGCCGGCGTGAGAAGCCGGTGGCCGAGCTGGCCAAGAGTTTGGGGATCTCCGAGTCGTGCCTGCGGAACTGGATGTCCCAGGCCGACGTCGAGGAAGGGCACCGTGAGGGCCTGACCGGCGCTGAACGCGAGGAGCTTCGTGTGCTGCGCCGTCAGGTTCGGGTGCTGGAGATGGAAAAGGAGATCTTGG GTAAAAGCCGCGGCCTTCTTCGCCCAACAGAACGTTCTGCCACCCCGATGATCTACCGGTTCATCGAGGTGGAGAAGGCCACCTACCCGATCACCCTGCTGTGCCGCACCCTGGGCGTGTCCCGTTCCGGGTTCCACGAGTGGCGCACCAACGGCCCCTCCGGCCGCGATCTGGACGACGCCTATCTGACCAATGCGATCATCGACATCCACGCCGACTCTCGCGGCAGCTACGGCTCGCCGCGGGTACACGCCGAACTACGGCTCGGCCACAAAATCCACTGTGGACGTAAACGGGTCGAGCGGCTAATGAGAGACGCTGGCCTGCAAGGCATCCACCGCCGCCGGCTCCACGGCTGCACCGTCCGCGACCCCGAGGCGGCACCCGCCGACGACCTGGTCGCACGCAAGTTCACCGCCGAGCAACCCAACCAGCTCTGGGTCGCCGACATCACCCAGCAGATGACCTGGCAGGGCTGGCTTTACCTCGCCGTCGTCCTGGACGTGTACTCCCGCCGCGTGGTGGGCTGGGCCATCGGCGACCACATGCGAGCCGAATTGGTCTGCGACGCCCTGGACATGGCCACCTGGACCCGCCGACCCACCGACGGCACCGTGATCCACCACAGCGACCACGGCGCCCAGTACACCTCCTACATCTTCGGCAAACGGCTCCGCGACGCCGGGATCCTCGCCTCCATGGGCAGCATCGGCGACTGCTACGACAACGCCATGGCCGAAGCGTTCTTCGCCAGCCTGCAAACCGAACTGTTGGACCGGCACACCTGGCGCACCCGCGACGACCTCGCCAACGCCATCTTCGAGTGGATCAACGCCTGGTACAACCCGACCCGGCGACACTCCGCCCTGGGCTACCTCAGCCCCGTACAGTACGAACAAACCCACCACACGCCCGCTCAACGAGCAGCGTGA
- a CDS encoding amino acid adenylation domain-containing protein, with protein MVEERTDLHPDRPAISFRGRSLTYRQLDELANGLATTLAARGARYGDVVPVLLADGLELPVAYLALMKLGAAFVPLDPAWPAHRLRAVAQVIEPRLVLGATAEPLPGNGSAHVVTVALDDIVSTARRPQVPLQPDDLIYGIFTSGTTGTPKCAMNHHAGLTNRFRFMTRYFGATGDEVVLQNSRHTFDSSVWQMFWPLTTGGRVVVPSSGEFLNLEYVLDTVAAEGVTVTDFVPSIFNVLVAMVDRDPVARSKLASLRALVVGGEEINPAMVHRLRELLPDVRVTNGYGPTEASIGMIFHPVSPEDGEVVPIGHPIDNCYAAVLDPAMRPLPPGATGEIVIGGVCLGAGYLAAPARTAEAFVPNPLPEIPGSRLYRTGDLGYLGTDGRLYFVGRRDFQVKINGIRVELGEIEAAAARCPGVRQAKALVARQGRLRSLAVVAAAEEGLTEQALREQLARLLPRTSLPRHILLLPQLPLTDNGKVDRRRLQQLVDHKLAEAAVRLAEAAEPQTLLDRVLAVFQDVLGQPELTRDSHFLAAGGDSLQAVSATMALTEVSGVSVGVQDLFDWPTPAGMARFLAERSGGLEPAETEDDLVERDSRLPATLTIHAADSRVTLRTILVTGATGFVGSRLVHELLTATDLWVCCLARAAGDADATDRVIRALTERGLWQPRFADRLTAFRADLGRPDLGLDRPTWDHLSRTCDAILHNGALVNFLFDYRAHRPANVHGTAELLRLAMAHQPKPLHYISTLGTLDTEAALQPHPLGEEYASDMAVPPHSGYSRSKWVAERYLGTARRRGALVTILRLGEVMPAADNGHPNERALTHLLLVACQRLGIRPAAAIGTDYSPVDYVARRAVAAVVDKHVWGRTVHIFHPRSTIFTDLPSKVGGPLPRVTCTQFVTSLRAAASDTADRRLAALLSLLPQQRTAGEEDLRMAFEGLLVDNPRLFRRDECHRLEQRWNLTGDQPLQTSIAAYQAWLREHETADGSPRLLLPAAPL; from the coding sequence ATGGTCGAGGAGCGTACCGACCTACACCCTGACCGGCCGGCGATCTCGTTCCGAGGCCGGTCGCTGACTTACCGGCAGCTCGACGAGCTGGCGAACGGCCTAGCCACCACGCTGGCGGCACGTGGCGCCCGGTACGGAGACGTGGTGCCAGTCCTGCTCGCCGACGGCCTCGAACTGCCGGTGGCCTACCTGGCCCTGATGAAGCTCGGCGCCGCGTTCGTCCCGCTCGATCCCGCCTGGCCGGCACACCGCCTACGCGCCGTGGCGCAGGTGATCGAGCCCCGGTTAGTGCTGGGCGCGACCGCCGAGCCGCTGCCCGGGAATGGATCCGCCCACGTCGTTACCGTGGCGCTCGACGACATCGTGTCAACCGCCCGACGCCCGCAGGTGCCGCTCCAGCCGGACGACCTGATCTACGGAATCTTCACCTCCGGCACGACCGGGACGCCGAAGTGCGCGATGAACCACCATGCCGGGCTGACCAACCGGTTTCGCTTCATGACGCGGTACTTCGGGGCCACCGGCGACGAGGTCGTACTGCAGAACAGCAGGCACACCTTCGACTCTTCGGTGTGGCAGATGTTCTGGCCGTTGACTACCGGCGGCCGGGTCGTCGTACCGAGCTCGGGCGAGTTCCTCAACCTCGAGTACGTCCTGGACACTGTCGCCGCCGAAGGCGTCACCGTAACCGACTTCGTCCCGAGCATCTTCAACGTCCTGGTGGCCATGGTGGACCGGGATCCGGTCGCCCGCAGCAAACTCGCCTCCCTGCGCGCCCTGGTGGTCGGTGGCGAGGAGATCAACCCCGCCATGGTGCACCGGCTTCGGGAGCTGCTGCCGGACGTCAGGGTCACCAACGGGTACGGTCCGACCGAGGCCTCGATCGGCATGATCTTCCACCCAGTGTCGCCCGAGGACGGCGAAGTCGTACCGATCGGTCATCCGATCGACAACTGCTATGCCGCGGTGCTCGACCCGGCCATGCGGCCATTGCCGCCCGGCGCTACCGGTGAAATCGTTATCGGTGGCGTCTGCCTGGGAGCCGGCTATCTCGCCGCGCCCGCCCGCACCGCAGAAGCGTTCGTCCCGAACCCGCTGCCGGAGATCCCCGGCAGCCGGTTGTACCGGACCGGAGACCTGGGCTATCTCGGCACCGACGGGCGGCTGTATTTTGTGGGCCGCCGCGACTTCCAGGTGAAGATCAACGGCATACGGGTGGAGTTGGGCGAGATCGAGGCGGCGGCCGCCCGGTGTCCCGGCGTCCGGCAGGCCAAGGCCCTGGTGGCGAGGCAGGGCAGGCTCCGCTCCCTCGCCGTCGTCGCGGCCGCCGAGGAGGGGCTCACCGAGCAGGCACTGCGAGAGCAGCTGGCTCGGCTGCTGCCCCGGACGAGCCTGCCCCGGCATATCCTCCTCCTGCCCCAGCTGCCCCTGACCGACAACGGCAAGGTGGACCGGAGGCGGCTGCAGCAGCTCGTCGACCACAAGCTGGCCGAGGCCGCGGTACGCCTGGCCGAGGCCGCCGAGCCCCAGACCCTGCTGGACCGGGTGCTGGCCGTGTTCCAGGACGTCCTCGGCCAGCCCGAGCTGACCCGCGACAGCCACTTCCTGGCCGCCGGCGGCGACTCCCTGCAGGCGGTCTCCGCCACCATGGCACTGACCGAGGTGAGCGGGGTGAGTGTCGGTGTCCAGGACCTGTTCGACTGGCCGACACCGGCCGGTATGGCCCGGTTCCTCGCCGAGCGGAGCGGCGGATTGGAGCCCGCCGAGACGGAGGACGACCTGGTCGAACGGGACAGCCGCCTCCCGGCGACGCTGACCATCCACGCCGCCGATTCGCGGGTGACGCTAAGGACCATCCTGGTCACCGGCGCCACCGGGTTCGTGGGCAGCCGCCTGGTGCACGAGCTGCTCACCGCAACCGATCTGTGGGTGTGTTGCCTGGCCCGGGCCGCCGGTGACGCCGATGCCACCGACCGGGTGATCCGGGCGCTGACCGAGCGTGGGCTGTGGCAGCCGCGATTCGCGGACCGGCTCACGGCGTTCCGGGCCGATCTGGGCCGCCCGGATCTCGGGCTGGACCGCCCGACCTGGGACCACCTCTCGCGAACCTGCGACGCCATCCTGCACAACGGAGCACTGGTCAACTTCCTCTTCGACTACCGGGCACACCGGCCGGCCAACGTCCACGGCACCGCCGAACTGCTCCGGCTGGCCATGGCGCACCAACCGAAGCCCCTGCACTACATCTCCACCCTGGGCACCCTGGACACCGAAGCCGCACTACAGCCGCATCCGCTCGGCGAGGAGTATGCCTCGGACATGGCCGTGCCGCCGCACAGCGGTTACAGCCGGTCGAAGTGGGTGGCCGAGCGATACCTGGGCACCGCCCGGCGGCGGGGTGCGCTCGTCACCATCCTCCGCCTCGGCGAGGTGATGCCCGCCGCGGACAACGGCCACCCCAATGAGCGGGCCCTGACCCACCTCCTGCTCGTAGCTTGCCAGCGGCTCGGCATACGTCCGGCCGCAGCGATCGGAACGGACTACTCGCCGGTGGACTACGTCGCTCGCAGGGCCGTCGCCGCCGTCGTCGACAAGCACGTCTGGGGCCGGACGGTCCACATTTTCCATCCGCGGAGCACGATCTTCACCGACCTGCCCTCCAAGGTCGGCGGCCCCCTTCCGCGGGTCACCTGCACACAGTTCGTCACCAGCCTGCGTGCCGCCGCCAGCGACACCGCCGACCGCCGGCTCGCAGCATTGTTGTCGCTGCTGCCTCAGCAGCGCACGGCCGGCGAGGAGGACCTACGAATGGCCTTCGAGGGGCTGCTCGTCGACAATCCACGGCTGTTTCGCCGGGACGAGTGCCACCGGCTGGAACAGCGCTGGAACCTGACTGGCGACCAGCCGCTGCAGACCTCGATCGCGGCTTATCAGGCCTGGCTGCGCGAGCACGAGACAGCAGACGGCAGTCCTCGACTGCTGTTGCCGGCCGCACCGCTCTGA